The genomic region AAGAAATAATGTCGGAGATGGGGGAACTAGGATTTCTGGGTTCAACGATCAAGGGTAGAGATGGAGGAGAACACAAATTATTATTGGATGTGTCGACAATTTGTGTGTGCAGGATATGGTTGTGCTGGAGTTTCGTCTGTTGCGTATGGATTGATGGCAAGAGAAGTGGaaaggtttgtgtgtgtgtgtgtgtgtgtgtgtgtgtgtgtgtgtgtgtgtgtttgtgtgtgtgcacatgtgtgtgtgtgtgcatgtgtgtgtgtgtgtgtgattttatCTCAATTTTTGTGATAattaagtttgtgtttatagaGTGGATAGCAGCTATCGATCTGCGATGAGTGTTCAGTCATCACTAGTGATGCATCCTATTCATTCATATGGATCCAACgaacagaaagagaaataccTACCAAGACTTGGTTagaagtctgtctgtctgtctgtctgtctgtctgtctgtctgtctgtctgtttgtttgtctgtttgtctgtctgtcaatggtattatattttcataaatcagaactattacaggctaaatcaagctaagcaaagcacgatacactacagaTGACCCTAGCAGGGTCTTACAATAATAACTAaagaacaaaaaactgaacagtgtctgtctgtctgtcttcttgataacgtggatggacatcacaatgtgcatggccaccatagaagacgcctagcgctgacgtGAGGTAAAGTtgcgtacaatccatgatgacaatgttgatacagaggagtagacaatatgggtagaggaagacgtcacgacgtgcatggccaccatagaaaaCGCTTAGCGCTGATGTGAGGTAACGTTTCGTACAATCGACGATGACGACGCTCAAACAAAGGAAATATTGACGCAAAGACACGAAGAGGGAAGtaccaaacaatgacttgtagACAGCAGACTGTGCAGATGAAAAGGCGAGCAAACAAACGATCAAACACGAAAGGGACCTCAATGGCCAACACAGTCATAAACGGCGTTAGCAACCGAAGCCGCGAAATATGACGTGGACGATGACTTGAAAACTCTTCTCCTCGATCCTTGAGACGAACAGACTAGAAATGTGTGGTCCGccactctctgtctgtctgtctgtctgtctgtttatctgtttgcctgtttgtctgtctgtctgtctgcctgtccatctgcttgtttgtctgtccatctgcctgtttgtctgtccatctgcctatctgcctgtttgtcaaagttttctgtcttctgtctgtctgtctgtgtgttgtctgtctctgtgtctgtctgtctgtcggtctgtctatttggcaaagtttgtctatctgtctgtccatctctgtctACTATTTCATCATAtcatttaaatatttattttcttTTGTTATTACAGCTCGTGGCGAACTGATCGGCTGCTTTGGTTTGACAGAACCAAACCACGGCAGCGATCCATCTGGCATGGAAACGAGAGCAACACACAATGAGAGAACAGGAACATACATCATAAACGGTACAAAATCATGGTCAGTCAACCCCCACCATGTTCCACACTTGTGTCTACTGCATGTTGATCAACTGACAAATACGAATATTCAGGATTACAAACTCTCCCATTGCCGACGTGTTTGTCATTTGGGCAAAAACAGACGATGGAGAAATCAGAGGATTTTTACTGGATAAAGTAAAATGATTTACACATGGTCACTGGCTCTGTTTcattaaattttgtgtttcgttttgtttgtttggttagAACATGAAGGGCTTGTCTGCCCCGGTTATTGAAGGTAAATTCTCACTTAGGGCGTCCATTACTGGTCAAGTAGTAATGGAGGATGTCGAGGTTCCTGATGAAAATCTCTTGCCTCACGTTTCTGGCCTGAAGGTGTAGCTGTagtctatttttgtttgtttaatttgtttatttaattttgtttgttgtttttgtttatttaattatttgtttatttttgtttatttatttatttgtttatttatttttgtttatttatttattttgtttatttaattatttgtttgctaattttgtttatttatttatttttgtttatttaattatttgtttgttaattttgtttatttatttatttttgtttatttaattatttgtttgtttatttttgtttgtttatttttctttatttatgtgtatatttgtttacttacttttgtttgtttatttatttttgtttatttatgtgtgtatttgtttatttgtttatttatgtgtgtatttgtttattgttttatttgcaCATTTCAGGGTCCATTTGGCTGCCTTAATAATGCACGATATGGCATTGCATGGGGCGCATTTGGAGCATCAGAATCCTGTCTACACGTCGCACAACAATACACATTAGACAGGTTagtgttatttaattaattaattaattaattttgtaaaatttattgttaattaattaacttcttgtttatttgtttgttgtctttggAGCTGCTGGTTTTGTTTTCTTACTTTTAGATTCTCAATTTGTCTATTGATTGGATGattgtgtgcttgtttctctgtctgtctgtctgtctgtctgtctgtctgtctgtctgtctgtctgtcaaatttggTGGTTTTGGATTGACACAGATCAGTCAAatttcaccagcagctttcttCTTCATGGTGTCAAGCCATGAAAGACTTACCTGAGAGGTTTCCATCATTTTTGATTTAGTCAACTATCTTCAAAGCAGTAAATCACTGCCAGGGTCAATCAGCTCCATAGTGGCCTCTTCCTATCAAGCTTTACCACCATTGCCCAAGTCAAACCACGAAGATGGAAAACAACAGTCTTTTGATGACTTTATCTCAtatccaaagaaattacagcatccattatccacaaagattgccagtgatagtgctactgatattattatacaagcacagtctgatagagatgcagcacggtTGAGATCCCTGCAAGGATGAggggctggtgcatggctggatgtcatACCCACTTCTGCTAAATGATCTTTTTAGCGTCTTACTtgaggttgggagtggctctacctttcaccaattggattaaCAGGTGTGATTGTCGTCATGATTTGAATGAATACGGATACCATCAtttaacctgtaaatatgggtGTGGATCTGTGTGGTCTTGcaattcagtcttaaatgggtggagagaatgcctgtctgaccttccccttccccatcaaacagaaccgagacatcaatacatcaatactgaagaccgtccagacattacaatgtttgatccaaaatactggacagaatttggatcttgatgtgtcaCTGGCTCATCtgtggagtcaggacattattaggagggctagcaaggaaaatggtcatgctgtcgtgacaagaaaagaaaagaaaatgaaaaacattTAGAAGAGCTTGTtgcaggaggatatgtatcaagatgtgttcctcttgtgatagaacattttgggaggtggggcacaaaggcagagaattttttgcagcatttgtcacaacagtcagcaaatccagaagccaattttaatgcttccatgttcatgtcatattggagaaaaagattttttacaattctgcaaagatgcaatgccaaagttatccttagaaaactttcaaaactgtcacctaatcatggtgatttagatagattatttgattttgacattcaaagtcaagttcattagttaatgactttgttgtttgcaaggactgatttgtatttaaaaaatcctagcatatgtacaagtagaatctgtatgagaataaattatctgtctgtctgtctgtctgtttgtctgcatgtttgatGGTGTCATCGTTTGTATGTTACAGGCACCAGTTTCGTCGTCCGTTAGCTGCTAATCAACTGATACAGAAGAAACTGGCAGATATGGTGACTGAGGTCACGTGCATGTTTATTGTATTCTTAGTGCTGTGGGTAATGTAAtggtgtgttttgtgtgcagATTTCTATTGGGTTGCAGGCTTGTTTGCAAGTAGGCCGTTTGAAAGATGAGGGCAGGTATGGTACACGTGCTTGTAAATGGACATGCAAATGGatagatgcacacacacacacacacacacacacacacacacacacacacacacacacacacacacacacacacacacacattgatatattGTACAGTTAGATTTAGATAAAGAGAGTCTCACTACATGATGGTGCAGGTATGCATACTGTAGATGTGTGTAttagtatgtgtgtgtgtgtgtgttacagagCAACATCCGAAATGATCTCACTTATCAAAAGAAATTCATGTGGAAAGTCACTGGAGATTGCACGTGCTGCTCGAGACATGCTGGGAGGTGAGggcagtggtgtgtgtgtgtgtgtgtgtgtgtgtgtgtgtgtgtgtgtgtgtgtgtgtgtgtgtgtgtgtgtgtgtgtgtgtgtgtgtgtgtgtgtgtgtagttattgaatgtacatgtatattgaACAGGAAATGGTATTGTGGATGAATACAAGGTCATTCGGCATATGATGAACTTAGAAACTGTCAACACATATGAAGGTTGTTTTCTCTTTTAGAAAAATacagattgatagacagacagacggacggacgaacggatagacacacagatggacaggacAGACTTTATATTGATGCTGTGAGAGACACACAAGTGATatttttgtcactttgtttCTAGGAACTCATGACATCCACGCATTGATATTGGGGAGAGCCATAACAGGAATACAGTCGTTTACTTCTCGTTAGGACTTTTGTATGAGATAATAATAATTGAATACAGTCACCCTACCTCTATAACGATAAGCTCTATAGCGATATTACCTTTATTACGATAGAAGCTGCTGAAACCAAACTTTCCCGATACCGTACAATACAAAACTTTACCTCTATAACGATATTTTTATAACGATATTACCCCTATTTCGATTTCTGCCGCTGGAACGAAACGCGtctgtagtagtagtataaccatattcattgatattaatgtgctAAGAGTGCGCACAGCACTGCGAGGCACTTAAAACATGCGAGCTGCGCATGTGCATTGCAGCAAACACGGAGTCAAGTGCTGGTGCGGGGATGTGGAAGACCCAGTAGACACATTGACCCTCCTGTACTCACTCTTCGAGATGCCCGTTGTCATATTCGAGCCATTTCCACTTTCCTATCTCAGAACTTAACTATACTAAAGAACAAGGAACTGCAGGCAGCTGATGGAATCAAGTCTTCACTAGACAGAATGGCTACTTCtgttcatcatcaacaagcGACCTTGGACCAGTGGATCGATGACTAGTGTACTGTGATTAATTAGGCTAAACAGTTGGAACATCTAAATGTCACTAAGTATAGTCTAGAGTAAGAACTTGTGCACAGACAGTAATTCAGATTGCATTACCTTTATAACAATATTACCCTTATAACGATATGTTAGCGTGAAACGAAGATATCGTTATAGGGGTAGACTGACTGTACAatactttgttgttgttatttgcCCGGATCTCTGCACGAATCCACGTGACCTTTTATACGCGTTAGGTTATCCGGGCTTTCAAACAATTCGCGTCCTCACATGTACGTACTTACGAGAATGGACACAGGAGTAAAAccatatgaatgcagtgagtaTGAAAAGAAGTTTACTCAATCTAGTGGTCTAAGTTTATCCCATATGAGAATGCACACTGTAATGCTTTCAGTTGTAGTAAAGTCTCTAgtaacacaactcaacaccGCTACTAGAGTTACTCGCTGTTCCGCGCTTTAGCATACCTTATACTACTCATACTCCATAGCCCCAGTTAAACTAAAAGAGTCACTGCTGTCACATCTCTCCTCTTAATATGAAGTACCTCTActaatgaatagagaagcacattaaagtgctaaaccctctgCCGGTGTGTAATCACATGTCTCATCACGTGATAATGATTTGTATACACTGGGGTTTAGCCCAACTCACTCGTCTCAGCTAAAGAtttccaatgcattcgtttagctaaacaaagtgCAAAGCGTCTCCAGATTTGCATACTTGTAGGTCAGTCTCTTcgtccaacaaacagacgcgTTGTCATGGACAAGTTAATGCACGTttcccttcgcaaattcccatggagcgccaaatttatgttgaagacgacactataattaattaagttaaaagtgatttttgcaacaacaccgcggtcgctcagccacgcacaccgacgttcaagctgtcagactgcagaaccattatgcagaaacactgtgaaCAAGCAAACTGTTGCAAGTCAGGTAGACAGTCTCGCTTTCTAGGTAGCCAGCAAGTACCGCATGGCGCCTGAATCAGCAACTTCGagcgcctggttgttggtggaaaaacgcaaatgtagactaggcgttgtttctatgtgctaaacccttgtgtaaagcaaaggactgaACAGGAAGGACCGAATtttcgtttaattaatagcagctaccaaacaaagagaggtggaaccttatgatgacatcacattcgTCCAGTGGTCTGTAATGACATCACTTCTCTTTCgcctattggtcggaatagatTTATTTGCATctgtataaatacggtcgtacgGTTGTTGGTCAGAAGACTACTGCATCTTTAACCCGGacatccgggcctcgggtaatttTAACTAGACAATGACATGGATCGCACGTAAAATGCTATCACGTGAGAGTGTTCTAGAATTACCAATAGCACGTACTTTGTTCTGTTTATCTACGGACCAATGTTACCTGGCCACCAGACGTATTCAGACAGTTCTAAGATGCGAAATCGAAAACTAGCGAattctattgtattgtatttgtatacTTATTTCTGCCTCTAGTATGTTTAAGTCGTGTTACCCGTGCTGCCTAACGCCCATACAACATCCCTTGCTATAGCTATATACGGGCCATTGTGATGTAGCATTATATTATTACTGATAGACACATGCCCGCTGTATGGTTTGAGAGACCACCTATATACACGTTTATATGATAAACCGTACAAGTGTTTGGGTATAGTAAGAAGTGCTCTATCGGGTTTTAGAGCAGGATGTTGACAAGGCACTCTTTTTCCCAATTCAACTGCAGACTCTAAATAGAGGTATGACAGAACAAGTCGTGATAACTATAGTAAACAATGTTGCATTATCTAGAGTAGTACAGTAGTCCTAATTTGTATAATACGTCTTTCAACAACAATACGTATACATAAAATAGTTTGTACGCTAACTAGAGGAATCAGTGTCTATACACTACAAATTGTAGTAGCTTTCTATTTCTAGTAAAAGCCAAGTATCAGTTTGCTGGTTCATAATCTCAGCACGGTTGTCTAGGTATGTCTTAGACTGTTTGCAATCTCCTATAGTTTTGTATGCTTCAGCAAGACAGCCACATGTGATAGCAACTTCAATATGATGATTACCAAATTTCTGACATTTTATGCGAAGAGCATCTTGAAGCAATGGTATTGCACAGTCAGCTCTGCCGCTCCGAAGTAAAGCCATGGCAAGATCATTTTTACAATATCCAATATCCTGGTGATCAGAATTAAAGACTGCGGTGCGAATCTCGAGGCTGTGCCTAAGGAGGAAAACTGCTTCTTGTAAATTGCCTCTTTGTCGTTCAACGTTACCCAATACATTTAATGTAATAGCCTTGTCTGAATGATTCTCGGGTAATGTTAGCTGTTGAATGCGAAGTGCTTCCCGTAACTGGAGTTCTGCAACGAGTGGCTGTTGATTGACCAAGTAAGCTCTACCAATTGCAGTAAGAGTCATAGCTGAGATAGGATGATCGTGTCCATAAATGTGTCGTCGCACTCTGAGGCTCTGTTGCAAACATTGCAAAGCTTTCTCGGTATCAACATAACCAGGCTCCAAATATGCTCGGCCAAGACTAGCAAAGGTTTGAGCCAAAAGTGAGGTAAACATTAGTCCTTCTGTTTCAGTAACGTGTGCACATATTTTCATCGACTCTTCATAGAGTCTCTTGGAGTGATCATTTTGTCCAATATCGTGATATGCACGACCAAGGCTTGTTAACACAGAAGCCACATAAATACTTTCGTATCCACACAAATCGACATATATGTTTTTACTTTCCTCAAACAGGTGTATGGCTCGATCAATGTTTCCTTTATCTATGCATATGCTTGCCAGTTTTTTCATTGACTTAGCTCTTACATGTTTACAGGTTTCTCCTGCTAAAGTAGCTTCCTTAACTGCCAATTCAGCATTGCAAAGAGCTTCGTCTTGTTGATACATGCCATCAAAGACATCAGCCAACTGGAGATAGCACTCTACTAATTGCTCTTTTTGCAGAGGAGGTACACACTTATACAAACGCAAAGCAGCTTCAAGACATTTCTTTTGTTGACAAAGCATATTTCCTGTGTCTGACCACTGTCCAACTTTACACGGGCCACCAAGAGCATCAATTCCACTGGAACACAACATCCAAGCTTCTGCAATAACCTCTTGATTTGTCCCACTGCATGAAGGTTGTTGCAGTATGTGCAACATGTGAGGAAGGAGTAAGAGTTGAACAGATCTGGCATGTTTTCTGTCATAATCATTTTCTACTCTCTTGCTTTCTGCAACGAGTGCCTTAAGTGCAGCTAATTCCCAAGAGTTTTTGTCCAGATTACTTTCCCACATCTGCCTCAAAGCATCATGAGTGGAAGCGTGTACATGAATATTATCAACTCTGGAGAATAGAATAAGACTGCAGTTTCTCATTGTGAGCTTGTCTACTTGTGATGAGCTACCAGAACAATTTTCTATAAATACAAGAACAGCAGAGACAGGAAGTGAATGTTGTTGACAACAAACTGAAATCATTTGCAAAGCAAACTTTAGTCGTTCATTTGATTCTGTCATTTTCTTCAAGGCAGCCCAGATAGCAGTTCGAAGTGTGTGAGGATATGTCTTATTTTTCTCAGCCAAATACTCTTCAGTCTCTGCCTGAATGTTTTTACTCAAGCGATCTATGTACTCACGCCATGACATTTGTCTCCCATCagtttgtcttgtttctcTAACATACAGCCCTGCACTAGCAAGAGAAAGAGGGTTGTAATCAAGTTCAGCTGCTAACTGACGAGCACCATCTTCATTTTCACATTTTGAAATGCAACGTAGTAGATCAACAGATTCACTTGGTGTGAGACCGTAGCTCAACCTTATTTCGTCTACTTTAGGATTGCCACGAGGCACCACACTTCTGTCACTCGTAGTTACCAAGATCATACCTTTTTGCCAGTCATCACTGCCTGGTTCAGGCCAGTAGCCTGACAATAATTTATCTGTTGACCTCGTTAGGTTGTCAATAACCAATAGCCATTTCTTGAACGTCTTCATACGATGTTTTATATTATCAGCCAAAGTCTTGAGCCTTCGCGTAACATCAGTTATATTTACTGCAACATCTACAGCTCGAGGACATCCTATATGTTGAGCTAGTTTCTGAAGACTCGTGTCAAATTCTTTCACCGATCCTGCCTTCAGTACACCTATCATGTGCGGACGAGAGTTTTGTTTCTTCCATTGCTGTTCTACATCTTCTGCATATTGTCTACCTAACTCGGTCTTCCCACATGCAGGTGGCCCAGTCAAAAATACATAAAGTAAGGCCTCTGCAACATCTCGTTCATTTAACTGCTGAAGCTTGATAAACGTTTGTGAAATGACCTTAATGTCTTGTGTCCTTGATACAACATCATGAGCATTAGGTCTGTTCAGTGGTACCTACAATTTACAACAGTTTGTAGCAACAACTCACAAAAATGAATGTTAGATAGGGACCCACTCATAATATTACCTTAGAATTCTGTTCATGGATTTCTGTGGTCCACTCTTTTTCATCACGTTCTAACAGTCAAACTTATTAACTTTCATTATAACCTTGCACTTTGTAAAGACATCGACCCTACCTGTAAAGTAAGTGTGGAGCAGCTCCAGAGCACTCCCAAACTTCATTCGTTTGAAAGCGTCAAATAGGTCTCGAACTGTAGCTTCAGTCCTAGCACCCAAATCACGCAAGAGAGCTTCTGTTGGACTTCCATTTTGCTTCCCATACTGCATAGTGTACAGCTCCACATCCGAAGCAGTAAACAGCTCCACATCCGAAGCAGTAAACAACTTCGAGTCTTCCCCCAGTTCCGCACACAGACCTCGCCAGTCCAGGTCTGTCTGTGACGGCGGATCCAACAAGTCCGACAGTTTACTCACGAGTTTCTGCTCAAGGCATCTCACTTTTATTTGACTTGCAACAGGAGGTGCAGTAAACTTGTCTACGCACCAACGTTCTGCTGCAACTACAGCCGTCTGTCTGACTGATGCTACTGTACGTGTTCCTTTCAGCATTTCAGCGACGAACTTctgctctggaatgctctctAGTACGGAGAGCACGAGTGAAAACGTTCCAGGAGGCTTTCGAGGAAGGATAGAGACGAAGAGTTTCCTAATGGCTTTTTGCTGGCTTTTCTACGATATTAGACAACGTCTCGTACTCTTCTGCATCGATGAGATTGTCAGCAATGAGATGGTCCAACAGATCTGTAATGCGCACTGACTTGACCAAATCGGGTAGTTTTCGCTTCACAATAGTTCCCCATTCTGGATCCCCCATAGCCACGCTTCAGACTTCCAAACGGTGCGGATCCACGTCTACTACGGCTGCGCACAGAGTAACCCGGATAACCCGTTTATACGTACGTATCACACAGTCTCGTACTTCCTCTGTAGATAGTACGTACGGTGACTGGCCAGAGTACTACAGTAGACTACTCTACAGGCAACTTTTGAAATGCCGCTTCAACGCAATCGTATCTAGATTGATTGTACGAGTTTCTAGAGCAACAATGATTGACATTACTTTGCTCTGTAAATCTATGGTATATTTCTATGGGATTAATCTTTTGCATTATAATTTTGTGCTGCCTAATTAGAGACTACTTGTAGGCTTAAGGCAAcgaatgtagaaaattaactCTAATTTTAGTTCACACTACATAGACTTTTGACAGTATCGTGTATAGCATTTTTAAAAGACAAAGATTTAGTCGACATGTACAGctgtacgcatgcatgcatgcagtagtCTTGTCTTGATCAGTTTACTTACATGAGTTTCCCTGCTAGAGCTCTAACGGGAGGACCCACACCTTCGGCGAGCGCGGTGCATTTAcgctaataaaattatttaattatgcaTCAGCACAGTACACACTGTAGAGTGTACTGTACCCCAAATAGTGCCAGACGCCAATGTGGCATATTCGAGCTCACGTGCACGTCTATATCACGTGAACGTGTAGCTCGTGACGCGTAGACCGGCCCTGCAGGTCCACTAGGCGGTGCTCCGTTGTTTTAACGTTTCTATTACTTCTCCACCAGGAAGTGGCTCTAGGAACCAATGCATCCAGCGTTCAATTTGCCGTCGAGGCAACCGGTAGGGCATTCACAGTATCGATCGACCAAACAACTCGGTTCACTGGCGGACCCATCGCTGTACACCTTAAATAAATAACATAGTCCTTCAGTCTTGCCGGTTTTTTGATCTCCCGTCCCGATCTGGTCACCTTTTTGGCGAAGTTGGGAGGAGCCGTCCCTGTTCTGTGCTGTCTGATGGATCTTCTAAACCCGTATAGTCGTTGTCGACTCGTAGTCGTTCCGGTGAGGGGTTTAGATGTCGTCTATTTCTGCACAGATCTTTGCCTTCGTGTTTTATCACGTACAACCGCGGAGTGTCGTGCTGCTTTATTACTTCTGCGGGATACCATTCTTTTTCCTTTTGCACTCGGACGACTTCGCCTGGGCATAGTTCTCTGCTTGGTCGAGACCATGGTCATGATAGTACTTCTGCTGCCATTGTCATTGTTTCGGCTGTTCCGATACGTCGCGAGGCATTTGTGGCCGAAGCACTCCTGAGGCTGCCGGTAACTTAGTCTTCAAGGTTCGGCCGATGAGGAGCTCGGCTGGGGACGCTTGCAGCTGCGGTCTAGGAGTGTTTCTTTGGTCGAGGAGTGCCGGGTACGGGTCTCCTCCATCGTGAAGTGTCTTTCTGAGCAGGTTCTTTATGATTTGTACGTTCCTCTCTGCGAAGCCATTAGATTTTGGATACCCCGGGCTTGTGGTTGTAATGGTGAATCCCCATTCATTAGAGAAGGTTTGTATTTCTCTGCTTGCGAATGGCATGTCGTCAGATATTATTTCTTCTGGAATACCGTGAGTAGCCGACATGTACTTCATAGCGCTAATGACCGACGATGATGTCTTGTCTCTCCGTTGCCGAACATCTATGTACTTGGAATAATCCGCTACTATCAGATAATCTTTGGCTTTCAAAGTCATGATACCCACTCCCAGCTTTTCCCATAGTCTTGTTGGTAGTGCATGTGGCAAAAGAGGCTCCTTAGTACTTACTGCTCCTCCGGAAACGCAGACGGGTCCTGCACTGACTGACCACTCGGTCGATGTCTTTTGTCATTCCTGGTCAATACATGACCGCTCTTGCTCGCTTTTTGCATCTTTCCACCCTCGATGAGATTCACGTAC from Corticium candelabrum chromosome 10, ooCorCand1.1, whole genome shotgun sequence harbors:
- the LOC134185546 gene encoding glutaryl-CoA dehydrogenase, mitochondrial-like, translating into MALSMRFFFRFVAPRRLASSKINFDWRDPLSLECRLTEEEVLVRDQVRQYCEEKLSPRILQANRDEYFHKEIMSEMGELGFLGSTIKGYGCAGVSSVAYGLMAREVERVDSSYRSAMSVQSSLVMHPIHSYGSNEQKEKYLPRLARGELIGCFGLTEPNHGSDPSGMETRATHNERTGTYIINGTKSWITNSPIADVFVIWAKTDDGEIRGFLLDKNMKGLSAPVIEGKFSLRASITGQVVMEDVEVPDENLLPHVSGLKGPFGCLNNARYGIAWGAFGASESCLHVAQQYTLDRHQFRRPLAANQLIQKKLADMVTEISIGLQACLQVGRLKDEGRATSEMISLIKRNSCGKSLEIARAARDMLGGNGIVDEYKVIRHMMNLETVNTYEGTHDIHALILGRAITGIQSFTSR
- the LOC134185414 gene encoding uncharacterized protein LOC134185414, whose amino-acid sequence is MLKGTRTVASVRQTAVVAAERWCVDKFTAPPVASQIKVRCLEQKLVSKLSDLLDPPSQTDLDWRGLCAELGEDSKLFTASDVELFTASDVELYTMQYGKQNGSPTEALLRDLGARTEATVRDLFDAFKRMKFGSALELLHTYFTERDEKEWTTEIHEQNSKVPLNRPNAHDVVSRTQDIKVISQTFIKLQQLNERDVAEALLYVFLTGPPACGKTELGRQYAEDVEQQWKKQNSRPHMIGVLKAGSVKEFDTSLQKLAQHIGCPRAVDVAVNITDVTRRLKTLADNIKHRMKTFKKWLLVIDNLTRSTDKLLSGYWPEPGSDDWQKGMILVTTSDRSVVPRGNPKVDEIRLSYGLTPSESVDLLRCISKCENEDGARQLAAELDYNPLSLASAGLYVRETRQTDGRQMSWREYIDRLSKNIQAETEEYLAEKNKTYPHTLRTAIWAALKKMTESNERLKFALQMISVCCQQHSLPVSAVLVFIENCSGSSSQVDKLTMRNCSLILFSRVDNIHVHASTHDALRQMWESNLDKNSWELAALKALVAESKRVENDYDRKHARSVQLLLLPHMLHILQQPSCSGTNQEVIAEAWMLCSSGIDALGGPCKVGQWSDTGNMLCQQKKCLEAALRLYKCVPPLQKEQLVECYLQLADVFDGMYQQDEALCNAELAVKEATLAGETCKHVRAKSMKKLASICIDKGNIDRAIHLFEESKNIYVDLCGYESIYVASVLTSLGRAYHDIGQNDHSKRLYEESMKICAHVTETEGLMFTSLLAQTFASLGRAYLEPGYVDTEKALQCLQQSLRVRRHIYGHDHPISAMTLTAIGRAYLVNQQPLVAELQLREALRIQQLTLPENHSDKAITLNVLGNVERQRGNLQEAVFLLRHSLEIRTAVFNSDHQDIGYCKNDLAMALLRSGRADCAIPLLQDALRIKCQKFGNHHIEVAITCGCLAEAYKTIGDCKQSKTYLDNRAEIMNQQTDTWLLLEIESYYNL